AATTATGCTATACAAGGCTCATCAAGATCCGCAATTAAATGTGTGTTTTGTGAAAAAACATATAATGGTGGGATAACTCGTCACAAGCAACATTTGATAGGTGGATTTAAAAATGTAGTACAATGTCCCCTTTGTCCGCCCGAGGTTAGGGAGGAAGTAAAAGCGTTTGTTGATAAGAAAAATGTGACAAGAACTCAAATGAATTTTGAAGCATCGGTGAATCtaattgatgaagatgatgaaatggatgAAGATGGTGAAATGagacctcccccccccccaaaaaaaaaaaactcataaGATATCTTCAAATAGTTCTAGTGGGTCATCCACGACGGCACGTACAGTGACAAAAGGTCCTCTCAATCTTTATTTCTCgacaaaacaacaagaaaagggaaaaggTGAAGAAGGTCTAGGTTTAGAagccaagaagattttgagagACCGCGCCGTAAGTGCCTTTGCAGCATGGATGTATGATGCAGGGCTTCCTTTCAACTGTGTTAACTACAAAAATTTTGATAAATTCATTGAAGCTGTAGGACAATATGGCCAAGGAATGAAGCCTCCTAGCTATCATGAAGTTAGAGTAACTCATCTTAAAAAAGAGGTGAAGAAGATAGACCAAATTATTGAGGAGCATAAAGTGgaatggaacaagtttggatgttccattatgatggataaatggACAGCACggaatggaaaaatgatcataaatgTGTTGGTGAACTCTCCAAGAGGGAGTGTTTTTCTTGAATCTCACGATGCTAGCAACTCTTCTACGGATGGAAGCAAAATGTACAGCTTGTTTAGAAAGACTATTGATAAAATTGGAAAGGAAAATGTTGTACAAATTGTTACAGATAATGCTAGTGAGAATGTTAGTGCGGGTAGGATGATGGAAGCTATGTATCCACACATTTATTGGACTCCATGTGCTGCCCATTGTATCAACTTGATGTTTGGTGACATATTCAAGGAAAACCCATATGCTTCAGGTAACTTTAATATAGTTATTTATACTTATGTCCTATCCTATTAAGTATTAACTATAAAATTGTTATTGTTACTTTTACAGTTTTCACTAAGGCCGTCAGGGTATATTCTTACATCAGTCAGAGGccgttgttgttgaatttgatgaGGAAATTCACAAATGAAAGAAATTTGGTGAGACCGGCCAAGACTAGATTTGCAACGGCTTTCTTAACTTTGC
This DNA window, taken from Nicotiana tabacum cultivar K326 chromosome 4, ASM71507v2, whole genome shotgun sequence, encodes the following:
- the LOC107815398 gene encoding uncharacterized protein LOC107815398, with the protein product MYDAGLPFNCVNYKNFDKFIEAVGQYGQGMKPPSYHEVRVTHLKKEVKKIDQIIEEHKVEWNKFGCSIMMDKWTARNGKMIINVLVNSPRGSVFLESHDASNSSTDGSKMYSLFRKTIDKIGKENVVQIVTDNASENVSAGRMMEAMYPHIYWTPCAAHCINLMFGDIFKENPYASVFTKAVRVYSYISQRPLLLNLMRKFTNERNLVRPAKTRFATAFLTLHSFYLQKKKLRKLVLSNEWKDNRYAKEVAGKETAKVLISPSFWNDVVRALKVGGPLIKVLRMVDGERKPPMGYLYEAMDRAKETIAASFEGDVRKYEKVFEIMDIRWENQLHRPLHAAGHLLNPGLFCKNTRDETLASEVWIGYHACLEKLVPNSATIDQIGEEFGRYSQAEGLFGLQAAIRARDIRSLGS